From the Geothermobacter hydrogeniphilus genome, the window GGTTGATCCGCTTGATTCGACCAGCCGGATTCTTGATCCGCAGGTGGTCGGCGAAGAGCACTACAAGGTCGCCCGTGACGTGCAGTACGTGCTGCAGCGTTACAAGGATCTGCAGGATATTATCGCCATTCTCGGTATGGATGAACTTTCCGAGGAAGACAAACTGGTGGTTGCCCGTGCGCGGAAAATCCAGCGTTTTCTCTCCCAGCCGTTCCACGTGGCTGAGGTCTTCACCGGATCACCCGGCAAATATGTTGAGCTGGCCGACACCATCAAGGGATTCCAGGAAATCGTTGCCGGCAAGCACGATGAGATTCCCGAGCAGGCATTCTACATGGTCGGCACCATCGAAGAGGCCCTGGAGAAAGCCAAAGAACTGGCCGCCTGATCGTTTCGGCCTTGAAGAGGACCTAGTACATGGCAGAAAAACTGACACTGCAATTGGTTACGCCCTACAAGAAGGTGCTTACCGCCGAGGTTGACGAGGTAACGGCCCCGGGAACCCTGGGCGAACTGGGTCTGTTGCCGGGACATACTCCGTTGCTGACGACCCTGAAGATCGGCGAGCTTTCCTACAAGCAGGGTAACGAAAACTTTCATGTTGCCGTCAACTGGGGCTATCTCGAAGTCGAGGATGATCAGGTTAATGTTCTGGTCGAAACGGCCGAACCGGCCGATGAAATCGATCTCGAACGCGCCAGAGCGGCCCTTGGTCGGGCCGAAGAAAAACTCAAGGGGCTCGATCCCGAAGACAAGAATTTCAAGATCATGGAAGCCGCCCTGGAGCGGGCGCTGATCAGGATTCAGGTTGCCGGCCACAAGGGCCGTTGATTCTATTCATAACGACAGTAAAAAAAGGGCGACCTTCCGGGGTCGCCCTTTTTTATTGGCTGCTGAATCAGCAAGCTTCAGCCGAGCAGCTGATCATCCTCTTCAAGCTGGCGCATCTTGTCCATGACCAGTTCCAGGTGGATGCGCATCGCCTCGCGGGCCCGTTCCGGTTGATGGGCACGGATAGCCTCAAGGATTTCAAGGTGATGTTTCATCAGCAGGTCGATGTAGCCTTCCTTCTGGTAGAATTCCATCAGGGCGACCATGATGGTGGTGTGGAACAGTTCCTGGATGGTGTTGAGGACATGCAGCTGGATGGTATTGTGCGCCGCGGCGGTGATGGCATAATGAAATCTGGCGTCAATGTCGGGTTTCCAGCCGCCATTGCTGGCCTGGCGTTTCATTTCCTGATAGAGATCGTCAAGGCGGGCAATGTCTTCGGGGGTGGCGCGTTCGGCGGCCAGATAGGCCGACCAGGTTTCGAGCCCCATGCGGACCTCAGCCAGGGAATAGAGCATTTTCGGATTTTTCTCGACCATGCTGGTCAAGGGGTCGGCCATGGTGGCTTCGGTCAATGAGAGGACGAAGGTTCCCCCGCCCTGGCGCGACTCGACCAGTCCCATCGCTTCCAGCACCATGATTGCCTCGCGGACGGACGGGCGGCTGACACCGAGCAGTGACGCTAGCTCCCTCTCTGATGGGACGCGTTCACCCGGCTTCAGCTCTCCCTCGGAAATCAGGGTTCTGATCTGTTCAACGATTTCTTCGGAGATTTTCTTCGGACGGATGGGCTTGAAAACGTTGGTCATTCCATTGCTCCACGGGGTGAATTGGTAAGACCAGTTTTTTAACACTGATAACAATAAAAGGCAAGCTGCGCCATGACGGGAACCGTGACCGATAAAACTATCATTCATTGTGACATGGATGCTTTCTTCGCCTCCGTCGAGCAGCTGGACCGGCCTGATCTGGCCGGAAGGCCGGTGCTGGTCGGCGGCAGTCGCGAGCGGGGTGTGGTCAGCGCCTGTTCGTACCAGGCCCGACCGTTTGGAGTTCGTTCCGGGATGGCGATGAGCA encodes:
- a CDS encoding F0F1 ATP synthase subunit epsilon yields the protein MAEKLTLQLVTPYKKVLTAEVDEVTAPGTLGELGLLPGHTPLLTTLKIGELSYKQGNENFHVAVNWGYLEVEDDQVNVLVETAEPADEIDLERARAALGRAEEKLKGLDPEDKNFKIMEAALERALIRIQVAGHKGR
- a CDS encoding FadR/GntR family transcriptional regulator, translating into MTNVFKPIRPKKISEEIVEQIRTLISEGELKPGERVPSERELASLLGVSRPSVREAIMVLEAMGLVESRQGGGTFVLSLTEATMADPLTSMVEKNPKMLYSLAEVRMGLETWSAYLAAERATPEDIARLDDLYQEMKRQASNGGWKPDIDARFHYAITAAAHNTIQLHVLNTIQELFHTTIMVALMEFYQKEGYIDLLMKHHLEILEAIRAHQPERAREAMRIHLELVMDKMRQLEEDDQLLG